One stretch of Acidobacteriota bacterium DNA includes these proteins:
- a CDS encoding APC family permease, which yields MKDHRLGLYSGIGMVIANMIGAGVFLSTGYMAQDLTPGQILLAWVIGALLALCGARAYAGIARIVPRSGGEYRFLSTLVHPALGYLAGWASLLLGFSAPIAIDAIAAGAFAHTLGDWVNPTLFAVGLIVLMTAVHAVGLRFSVTAQNALVALKIVLVVGFISVGLAGGNNAWPTWQPTSPSEGFPLGAFMQNLFFIAFAFSGWNAAVYAASEFRNPRRDVPRALILGCSIVGVLYLFVNWVFVANLTPEQFRVVNDYETARITLGHLIMRDVVGDFGAACMSVLAIIAFISAVSAMTFLGPRVYAAMARDGFLPAVLKGKEGRPPVGAVMLQGGIALFLVLAYQLGEVLSNVGAILTLFSALTIFSLFWVRFRRREFSRPQTAALAAALIYLAFSGVMLYFGFKSSPTLNLWVGSSILAALIGYFVTRARRPLGGEPEVPDEAAP from the coding sequence ATGAAGGATCATCGCTTGGGGCTGTATTCGGGAATCGGGATGGTCATCGCCAACATGATCGGCGCGGGGGTTTTCTTGAGCACGGGCTATATGGCCCAGGACCTCACCCCGGGGCAGATCCTGCTGGCCTGGGTGATCGGCGCGCTGCTGGCCCTGTGCGGGGCGCGGGCCTACGCCGGGATCGCCCGGATCGTTCCCCGGTCGGGTGGGGAGTACCGGTTCCTGTCCACCCTCGTGCACCCGGCGCTCGGGTACCTGGCCGGGTGGGCCTCCCTCCTGCTGGGATTTTCCGCGCCGATCGCCATCGACGCCATCGCCGCGGGCGCCTTCGCGCATACGCTCGGCGACTGGGTGAACCCCACGTTGTTCGCCGTCGGGCTGATCGTGCTGATGACGGCGGTGCACGCCGTCGGCCTGCGCTTCTCGGTTACGGCGCAGAACGCCCTGGTGGCGCTCAAGATCGTCCTCGTGGTCGGCTTTATCTCCGTCGGCCTCGCGGGCGGGAACAACGCCTGGCCCACCTGGCAGCCCACGAGCCCCTCGGAAGGCTTCCCGCTGGGGGCTTTCATGCAGAACCTCTTCTTCATCGCCTTCGCCTTCAGCGGCTGGAACGCGGCGGTCTACGCCGCTTCCGAATTCCGCAACCCCCGGCGCGACGTCCCCCGGGCCCTGATCCTGGGGTGCTCCATCGTCGGCGTCCTCTACCTGTTCGTGAACTGGGTGTTCGTGGCCAACCTCACCCCCGAGCAGTTCCGGGTGGTGAACGACTACGAAACCGCCCGGATCACCCTCGGCCACCTGATCATGCGCGACGTGGTGGGCGACTTCGGCGCCGCCTGCATGTCGGTGCTGGCGATCATCGCCTTCATCTCGGCCGTCAGCGCGATGACGTTTCTCGGACCCCGCGTTTATGCCGCCATGGCCCGGGACGGGTTTCTCCCCGCGGTCCTCAAGGGGAAGGAGGGGCGCCCCCCGGTGGGGGCGGTGATGCTGCAGGGGGGCATAGCCCTTTTCCTGGTCCTGGCCTACCAGCTCGGTGAGGTGCTCAGCAACGTGGGAGCCATCCTCACCCTGTTTTCGGCGCTGACGATCTTCTCCCTCTTCTGGGTCCGGTTCCGCCGCAGGGAATTTTCCCGGCCGCAGACCGCCGCCCTGGCGGCCGCCCTCATCTATCTCGCCTTTTCCGGGGTGATGCTCTATTTCGGCTTCAAGAGCTCCCCGACGCTGAACCTCTGGGTCGGTTCGAGCATCCTGGCCGCCCTCATCGGCTACTTCGTGACCCGTGCCCGGCGGCCCCTCGGGGGGGAGCCCGAGGTGCCGGATGAGGCCGCGCCGTAG
- a CDS encoding PIG-L family deacetylase: MAITAHPDDEAGAFGGALLHYHARGVETSVICLTPGQAATHRGAARSDAELARLRRAEFAASCRILQVTHGEVLDYADAGLVRADLHAVVGDLTERIRRIRPHVLLTMGPEGAVTGHLDHSMASLFATLAFHWAGRNDRYPEQLAAGLEPHRTRKLYYSTAAFTLPDRPPVSPPPCSATLAIGPWVEEKIAAFRAHTTQAPLGEPFARAMRRFGDKELYHLAAVSEPSVAEAESDLFEGIEE, translated from the coding sequence ATGGCCATAACGGCTCACCCGGATGACGAAGCCGGCGCTTTCGGGGGGGCGCTTCTCCATTACCACGCGCGCGGGGTGGAAACCTCCGTGATCTGTCTCACTCCGGGGCAGGCGGCCACCCACCGGGGGGCGGCCCGTTCCGACGCCGAGCTCGCCCGGCTCCGGCGCGCCGAGTTCGCCGCCTCCTGCCGCATCCTCCAGGTCACCCACGGGGAGGTTCTCGATTACGCGGACGCGGGGCTGGTTCGCGCGGACCTCCACGCCGTGGTCGGAGACCTGACCGAACGGATCCGCAGGATCCGGCCCCACGTCCTCCTGACCATGGGGCCGGAAGGGGCGGTGACGGGACATCTCGACCACTCCATGGCCTCGCTGTTCGCGACCCTGGCCTTTCACTGGGCGGGCCGGAACGACCGCTATCCGGAGCAGCTGGCGGCGGGGCTCGAGCCCCACCGGACACGGAAGCTCTATTACTCGACGGCCGCGTTCACCCTCCCCGACCGGCCCCCCGTCTCCCCTCCCCCCTGCTCGGCCACGCTGGCGATCGGCCCCTGGGTCGAGGAAAAGATCGCGGCCTTCCGGGCCCACACCACCCAGGCCCCGCTCGGGGAGCCGTTCGCCCGGGCCATGCGCCGGTTCGGGGACAAGGAACTGTACCACCTGGCCGCGGTCTCCGAACCATCGGTCGCGGAAGCCGAATCGGACCTCTTCGAAGGGATCGAGGAATAG
- a CDS encoding nucleotidyl transferase AbiEii/AbiGii toxin family protein has product MNEAVARMLARYERRRAEDDVKVLREILQEIALLGLWRSRFFEKAAFYGGTALRILHGMDRYSEDLDFSLLKPAAEFDLSRYCNALEKEIRSFGFDATVTGKSKSGQSAIRSAFLKADTLKHLLVINTTEGLTASIPPGQVLKLKIEVDTDPPPGFDTETRFLLQPIPFSVRAFALPDMFAGKMHAALCRNWKNRVKGRDWYDLVWYAANHPQLHLKHLEQRMIQSGHLKKTEKLTPEKLSVIGKAVVQRLDVNQARKEVEPFVKDPETLTAWSREFFHDVMRRIVFT; this is encoded by the coding sequence ATGAATGAAGCCGTAGCGCGTATGTTGGCACGATACGAACGCAGGAGAGCAGAAGACGATGTTAAAGTCCTGCGCGAGATCTTGCAGGAGATTGCGCTTCTTGGCCTGTGGCGAAGCCGCTTTTTCGAAAAAGCCGCATTTTATGGAGGCACGGCGCTGCGCATCCTCCATGGAATGGATCGTTATTCCGAAGACCTGGATTTTTCTTTGTTGAAGCCTGCGGCGGAATTCGATCTCTCCCGCTACTGCAATGCTCTCGAAAAGGAGATCCGCTCGTTCGGATTTGATGCAACCGTGACCGGCAAATCAAAGAGTGGTCAAAGTGCAATCCGGTCGGCATTTCTCAAGGCGGATACTTTGAAGCATCTCCTTGTCATCAATACCACTGAGGGTCTAACTGCGAGTATTCCACCCGGACAGGTTCTGAAATTAAAAATAGAAGTGGATACGGATCCTCCGCCCGGATTTGACACCGAGACGCGTTTCCTTTTGCAGCCTATTCCGTTTTCGGTCAGGGCATTCGCCCTTCCCGATATGTTTGCCGGCAAAATGCACGCAGCACTTTGCCGGAATTGGAAAAACCGCGTGAAGGGACGGGACTGGTATGACTTGGTCTGGTATGCAGCCAATCACCCGCAATTACATCTCAAACATCTTGAGCAACGGATGATTCAAAGCGGTCATCTGAAAAAAACGGAAAAGCTGACACCGGAAAAGTTATCCGTCATTGGGAAAGCCGTTGTTCAAAGATTGGATGTAAATCAGGCAAGAAAGGAAGTGGAACCCTTCGTAAAAGATCCCGAGACACTGACTGCCTGGTCCCGCGAATTCTTCCACGATGTCATGCGCCGAATTGTATTTACCTAG
- a CDS encoding alpha/beta hydrolase family protein, which translates to MLSRIFHAWELKLSRRDTNRKVREFEWGLEFLPGAPEAGDPREFLLEYARRAVEESDRYHAYAPVRDYVLDGRSLAFTSPLATRYERNNTVHGRFFPADSRGRVVLVLPQWNADAGGHLSLCRLLNAFGLSALRLSQPYHDLRMPEELERADYALSPNLGRTLEATRQAVMDCRAAIDWLERQGYSRFAILGTSLGSCTALITAAHDPRIGVAVQNHVSPWFADVVWKGISTRHVLAGLRGHVSLEELREIWMPISPMAYFPKLRGSGKRSLLVHALYDCTFLPELSEIVLGEYRRLGLEHSTFGLRCGHYTSGVFPFNIVLGLVMCRYIRANL; encoded by the coding sequence GTGCTGTCCAGGATCTTTCACGCGTGGGAACTGAAGCTCTCCCGGCGCGACACCAACCGGAAGGTGCGGGAGTTCGAGTGGGGGCTGGAATTCCTACCGGGCGCGCCCGAGGCCGGCGACCCCAGGGAGTTCCTGCTGGAGTACGCGCGGCGGGCGGTCGAGGAGAGCGACCGCTACCACGCCTACGCCCCGGTGCGCGATTACGTCCTGGACGGGCGCAGCCTGGCGTTCACGAGCCCGCTCGCAACCCGCTACGAGCGGAACAACACCGTGCACGGGCGGTTTTTCCCGGCCGACTCGCGCGGGCGGGTGGTGCTGGTGCTCCCGCAGTGGAACGCCGACGCCGGCGGGCACCTGTCGCTCTGCCGGCTGCTCAACGCCTTCGGGCTGTCGGCGCTGCGCCTGAGCCAGCCTTACCACGACCTGAGGATGCCCGAGGAGCTGGAGCGGGCGGATTACGCCCTTTCGCCGAACCTGGGGCGGACGCTCGAGGCCACGAGGCAGGCGGTCATGGACTGCCGCGCCGCCATCGACTGGCTCGAGCGGCAGGGGTACAGCCGGTTCGCGATCCTGGGGACGAGCCTGGGGTCCTGCACCGCCCTGATCACGGCCGCGCACGACCCGAGGATCGGGGTGGCGGTCCAGAACCACGTCTCCCCCTGGTTCGCCGATGTCGTATGGAAAGGGATCTCCACCCGCCACGTCCTGGCGGGGCTCCGGGGACACGTCAGCCTGGAAGAGCTGAGAGAGATCTGGATGCCCATCAGCCCCATGGCCTATTTCCCGAAACTCCGGGGGTCCGGGAAGCGCTCCCTGCTCGTGCACGCGCTGTACGACTGCACGTTCCTTCCCGAGCTGTCCGAGATCGTCCTCGGGGAATACCGCCGGCTGGGGCTCGAACATTCCACCTTCGGGTTGCGCTGTGGGCACTACACCTCGGGCGTCTTTCCCTTCAACATAGTGCTCGGCCTGGTGATGTGCCGTTATATCCGCGCGAACCTGTAG
- a CDS encoding radical SAM protein: MRIGLINTNRLRPPVAPIALDYLAEALDAAGQAVSLLDLCWEEDPEAAIGRFLAEEECGLVGMTLRNTDDCAYPNRGSHLPGFARMVAAVRRASDAPIVLGGVGFSVMPGKILELTGADYGIWGEGEFVLPELARRLERQLPVEGLPGLVWPENGVWKRNPPRFGRLDRLPRMRRRWLDNGRYFREGGQAGFETQRGCSGRCIYCADPVAKGRRVRRRPPEAVADEIEHLLGQGIDVLHTCDGEFNLSETHALDVCREIARRGLGERLRWYAYCSPVPFSRGLARAMRAAGCAGIDFGADHGDGSMLKRLGRGHVPADVVDAVGNAREEGMAVMVDLLLGAPGETLRGIERTVEMVRRAGADLAGVSLGVRVFPGTPLAAQLGWNAGVEPAFFLEPEIAGSVFERLDALIGADPKFLFFDPSRPKRNYNYDSNERLVEAIGKGCRGAFWDILRTYAG; encoded by the coding sequence ATGCGCATAGGCCTCATCAACACCAACCGCCTTCGACCCCCGGTGGCGCCGATCGCCCTGGACTATCTCGCCGAGGCGCTCGACGCGGCCGGGCAGGCGGTATCCCTCCTCGACCTTTGCTGGGAGGAGGATCCGGAGGCCGCCATCGGGCGATTCCTGGCTGAAGAAGAGTGCGGCCTGGTGGGAATGACCCTGCGCAACACCGACGACTGCGCCTATCCGAACCGCGGGAGTCACCTTCCCGGATTCGCGCGGATGGTGGCGGCGGTGCGGCGCGCGAGCGACGCCCCGATCGTGCTGGGGGGCGTCGGGTTTTCGGTGATGCCCGGAAAGATCCTCGAACTGACCGGGGCCGATTACGGTATCTGGGGGGAAGGGGAATTCGTCCTGCCGGAACTGGCCCGCCGGCTCGAGCGGCAGCTGCCGGTGGAGGGCCTCCCCGGCCTGGTCTGGCCGGAGAACGGGGTCTGGAAGCGCAATCCCCCCCGCTTCGGCCGCCTCGACCGGCTCCCCCGGATGCGGCGGCGCTGGCTCGACAACGGCCGCTATTTCCGGGAGGGGGGGCAGGCGGGATTCGAGACCCAACGGGGGTGTTCCGGCCGCTGCATCTACTGCGCCGACCCGGTCGCCAAGGGGAGGCGGGTGCGCCGCCGGCCCCCCGAAGCGGTGGCCGACGAAATCGAACACCTGCTCGGCCAGGGGATCGACGTCCTGCACACCTGCGACGGGGAGTTCAACCTTTCCGAAACCCACGCCCTCGACGTCTGCCGGGAGATCGCGCGCCGCGGGCTGGGGGAGAGATTGCGCTGGTACGCCTACTGTTCCCCCGTCCCCTTTTCGCGCGGGCTGGCCCGGGCGATGCGCGCGGCCGGCTGCGCCGGCATCGATTTCGGCGCCGACCACGGGGACGGGTCCATGCTGAAAAGGCTGGGGCGCGGCCACGTTCCCGCGGACGTCGTCGACGCGGTCGGCAATGCCCGGGAGGAAGGGATGGCGGTGATGGTGGACCTGCTCCTGGGCGCCCCGGGGGAAACCCTTCGCGGGATCGAGCGGACGGTGGAGATGGTCCGCCGGGCCGGGGCGGACCTGGCGGGGGTCTCCCTGGGCGTGCGGGTCTTCCCGGGGACGCCGCTGGCGGCGCAGCTGGGGTGGAACGCCGGCGTGGAGCCGGCATTCTTCCTGGAGCCCGAAATCGCCGGTTCCGTCTTCGAGCGGCTGGACGCCCTCATCGGCGCCGACCCGAAATTCCTGTTTTTCGATCCCTCCAGGCCGAAGCGGAACTACAACTACGATTCCAACGAGCGCCTCGTCGAAGCGATCGGGAAGGGTTGCCGCGGCGCCTTCTGGGACATTCTGCGGACCTACGCGGGCTGA
- a CDS encoding radical SAM protein, whose product MTRSLFRSARPTGRTLRVVLIKPSKYDDEGYVIRHFRGVLPSNTLACLASLTRDVAERRLLGDMNVEVELLDDTVEKIPVRRIIRSHRPPRTRTVIALAGVQSNQFPRAADLARKFRAGGLDVLIGGFHVSGMLAMLEGISPEIQELLDLGVTVVKGEVEETWGDLLRDAAEDRLRPLYDFMDRKPDLHDRPIPMIHGDYLRKFIVSNFGTIDCSRGCPFNCSFCSIISVQGRKMRERSPEALIRTLRENYARSRVNFYFFTDDNFARNGYWREIFLELIRLREEERIPIEFMIQVDTQSYRIPDFIPLAARAGCTQVFIGMESINPRNLEAVGKTQNHVEDYARLIAAWHEARVATHVAYIFGFPFDTPESLRADVARLQDELQVEQASFFMLTPIPGSQDHARMVQSGEPMHPDLNDYDSFHETIRHPNFRPGELAASYREAWKNFYSFDYMRSVLRRANPENYRNIFFDFIWYRNSALIEGGHPMLHGFFRLKDRLDRRPGCVVESRRRHLLRRSREIRATLRSWLALTLEMEELWLQTRQRSEAELRLLAEIENLRGQLNRNLRAAELQIAHMRARMQFPELRVPSRLALALRNLNFGMAKRLTCSRSDLRQFWQRATARPLRLLARPHRVVLNFLKDAQLFFLFLRELART is encoded by the coding sequence ATGACCCGAAGTCTTTTCAGATCGGCCCGGCCCACGGGCAGGACCCTCCGCGTCGTCCTCATCAAGCCGTCGAAGTACGACGACGAGGGCTACGTCATCCGTCATTTCCGGGGGGTGCTGCCGAGCAACACCCTGGCCTGCCTGGCCAGCCTCACCCGCGACGTCGCCGAGCGGCGGTTGCTCGGGGACATGAACGTGGAGGTGGAGCTGCTGGACGACACCGTCGAGAAGATCCCCGTGCGCCGCATCATCCGGTCGCACCGCCCGCCCCGCACCCGGACCGTGATCGCCCTCGCCGGCGTGCAGTCCAACCAGTTTCCGCGGGCGGCCGACCTGGCCCGGAAATTCCGCGCCGGGGGGCTCGATGTCCTCATCGGCGGCTTCCATGTCAGCGGCATGCTGGCGATGCTCGAGGGGATCTCCCCCGAAATCCAGGAGTTGCTGGACCTCGGCGTGACCGTGGTGAAGGGGGAGGTGGAGGAGACGTGGGGGGACCTGCTCCGGGACGCGGCCGAGGACCGGCTGCGGCCGCTGTACGACTTCATGGACCGCAAGCCCGATCTTCACGACCGCCCCATCCCGATGATCCACGGGGACTACCTCAGGAAGTTCATCGTCTCCAATTTCGGGACCATCGACTGCAGCCGGGGCTGCCCCTTCAACTGCAGCTTCTGCTCCATCATCAGCGTCCAGGGGCGAAAGATGCGCGAGCGCTCCCCGGAGGCGCTGATCCGGACCCTGCGCGAAAACTACGCCCGGAGCCGGGTCAATTTTTATTTTTTCACCGACGACAATTTCGCCCGCAACGGCTACTGGCGCGAAATCTTCCTTGAGCTCATCCGGCTGCGGGAGGAGGAGCGGATCCCGATCGAGTTCATGATCCAGGTCGATACGCAGTCCTACCGCATCCCCGATTTCATCCCTCTGGCGGCCCGCGCCGGGTGCACCCAGGTATTCATCGGGATGGAGAGCATCAACCCCCGGAACCTCGAGGCCGTCGGAAAAACCCAGAACCACGTAGAGGACTACGCGCGGTTGATCGCCGCCTGGCACGAGGCCAGGGTGGCGACCCACGTCGCCTACATCTTCGGCTTCCCCTTCGACACCCCGGAATCGCTCCGCGCGGACGTGGCCCGGCTGCAGGACGAACTGCAGGTGGAGCAGGCGTCGTTCTTCATGCTGACCCCGATCCCGGGCTCCCAGGACCACGCGCGCATGGTGCAGAGCGGCGAGCCGATGCACCCCGACCTGAACGATTACGATTCGTTCCACGAAACGATCCGGCACCCGAACTTCCGCCCCGGGGAACTGGCGGCCTCCTACCGGGAAGCATGGAAGAATTTCTATTCCTTCGATTACATGCGCTCCGTGCTCCGCCGCGCCAACCCGGAGAATTACCGGAACATCTTCTTCGATTTCATCTGGTACCGGAACTCGGCCCTGATCGAGGGGGGGCACCCGATGCTGCACGGGTTTTTCCGGCTCAAGGACCGCCTCGACCGCCGTCCCGGGTGCGTCGTGGAGTCCCGGCGGCGCCATCTCCTCCGGCGCAGCCGCGAAATCCGCGCCACGCTCCGGAGCTGGCTGGCCCTGACGCTCGAAATGGAGGAACTCTGGCTGCAGACGCGCCAGCGCAGCGAGGCCGAACTGCGGCTGCTGGCCGAGATCGAGAACCTGCGCGGCCAGCTCAACCGCAACCTCCGCGCCGCCGAACTGCAGATCGCGCACATGCGCGCCCGGATGCAGTTTCCGGAGCTGCGGGTGCCCTCGCGCCTGGCGCTGGCGCTGCGCAACCTGAACTTCGGGATGGCCAAGCGCCTCACCTGTTCCCGTTCCGATCTCCGGCAATTCTGGCAGCGGGCCACCGCCAGGCCGCTCCGGCTGCTGGCCCGCCCGCACAGGGTGGTCCTCAATTTTCTGAAGGACGCGCAGCTCTTCTTCCTGTTCCTGAGGGAGCTCGCCCGGACCTGA
- a CDS encoding RluA family pseudouridine synthase: MRGKNRGYAFRRSLGPEAAGVPLLEYLGRHYPGTAQDKWLDRIGAGRVLLDGVPASIDTLLAPGRELTWSRPPWEEPEVPLDYAILHLDPHLLAVAKPAGLPTMPGGGLFMEHTLLALVRRQFPRANPLHRLGRGTSGVVLFALTTEAFARVSALWGGGRTRKLYRTLVSGQPAEDLFDIDVPIGPVPHALLGSVHAAHPAGKRAHSRVRVLERRAGAALVEVEITTGRPHQIRIHLAAAGHPLVGDPLYAPGGVPPEGCRALPGDLGYHLHHLTLAFPHPADARRVEITCAPPPLLRLS, from the coding sequence ATGAGGGGCAAAAACCGCGGGTACGCATTCCGCAGGAGCCTGGGCCCGGAAGCCGCCGGCGTCCCCCTCCTCGAATATCTCGGGCGCCACTATCCCGGAACCGCTCAAGATAAGTGGCTCGACCGCATCGGTGCGGGGAGGGTGCTCCTCGACGGCGTCCCGGCCTCCATCGACACCCTCCTCGCGCCGGGGCGGGAGCTGACCTGGTCCCGCCCGCCGTGGGAGGAGCCCGAGGTGCCTCTCGACTACGCCATCCTCCACCTGGACCCGCACCTTCTCGCGGTGGCCAAGCCCGCGGGGCTCCCGACGATGCCCGGGGGCGGCCTCTTCATGGAGCATACCCTGCTGGCGCTGGTGCGCCGGCAGTTCCCCCGGGCGAACCCGCTCCACCGGCTGGGGCGGGGGACCTCGGGGGTGGTGCTCTTCGCCCTGACGACGGAGGCCTTCGCCCGCGTCTCCGCCCTATGGGGAGGAGGACGCACGCGGAAGCTTTACCGCACCCTGGTCTCCGGCCAGCCCGCCGAGGACCTATTCGATATCGACGTCCCGATCGGCCCCGTCCCCCATGCGCTCCTCGGCTCGGTCCATGCCGCGCACCCGGCAGGGAAGCGGGCCCACAGCCGGGTCCGGGTCCTCGAGCGCCGCGCGGGCGCCGCGCTGGTAGAGGTCGAGATCACGACCGGCCGCCCGCACCAGATCCGCATCCACCTGGCCGCGGCCGGCCACCCGCTCGTGGGCGACCCCCTCTACGCCCCCGGCGGCGTCCCCCCCGAAGGCTGCCGCGCCCTCCCCGGCGACCTCGGCTACCACCTCCACCACCTCACCCTGGCCTTCCCCCACCCCGCCGACGCCCGCCGGGTGGAAATCACCTGCGCCCCGCCCCCCCTGCTCCGCCTAAGCTGA
- a CDS encoding cold shock domain-containing protein, which produces MEKETGKVKWFNNAKGYGFIERNSGGDVFVHHTAIQMDGFRTLSEGEAVSFSVTEGPKGLQAENVTKPEE; this is translated from the coding sequence ATGGAAAAAGAGACTGGGAAAGTGAAGTGGTTCAATAACGCCAAAGGCTACGGCTTCATCGAGAGAAACAGCGGCGGGGACGTCTTCGTGCACCACACCGCCATCCAGATGGACGGGTTCCGGACCCTCTCGGAGGGGGAGGCCGTGAGTTTCTCGGTGACGGAGGGCCCGAAGGGGCTGCAGGCGGAAAACGTCACCAAACCCGAAGAATAG
- a CDS encoding Gfo/Idh/MocA family oxidoreductase: protein MGHCYATVIHNHPHMSLEAVIDPNPEAAKAFRHSFRCKSYGSVEDCLAAGHQAEGAVICTPPASHAEIATQLLENRTHTLCEPPLALDPESAEKMKETARRCAATLMMGSKFRFVADVIQARGLIQAGILGHVLEFEGDFRETVDMTSRWNVQPELSGGGVLMDSGPLAVDVVRYLFGPIQAIRAEEGRRVQSREVEDTVRLELSTEPGILGTLHLSWALKNNGEDYFRIYGTQGNMCIGWRKSFYRPTGAADWIHFGEGYSTQKALGLQLSHFMDVVSGEEVPEITAEEELASVRVIETAYRSLATGRHMHIGAADPDAARARKLSLISSSAKPFPTWIFNR from the coding sequence ATGGGCCACTGCTACGCCACGGTGATCCACAACCACCCGCACATGAGTCTCGAGGCCGTCATCGACCCCAATCCCGAGGCGGCGAAGGCGTTCCGGCATTCCTTCCGGTGCAAGTCCTACGGTTCGGTGGAGGACTGCCTGGCCGCCGGCCACCAGGCCGAGGGGGCGGTGATCTGCACCCCGCCGGCCAGCCACGCGGAGATCGCCACGCAACTGCTCGAGAACCGGACCCACACCCTGTGCGAACCGCCCCTGGCCCTCGACCCGGAGTCGGCCGAAAAGATGAAGGAGACGGCGCGCCGCTGCGCGGCCACCCTCATGATGGGTTCCAAATTCCGCTTCGTGGCCGACGTCATCCAGGCCAGGGGGCTGATCCAGGCCGGCATCCTCGGCCACGTGCTCGAATTCGAGGGGGATTTCCGCGAAACGGTCGACATGACCTCGCGATGGAACGTCCAACCCGAACTCAGCGGCGGGGGAGTGCTCATGGACAGCGGCCCCCTGGCCGTGGACGTCGTGCGCTACCTTTTCGGACCGATCCAGGCGATCCGGGCGGAGGAGGGGCGCCGCGTCCAGTCCAGGGAGGTGGAAGACACGGTCCGGCTGGAACTGAGCACCGAGCCGGGCATCCTCGGGACCCTGCACCTGAGCTGGGCGCTCAAGAACAACGGCGAGGACTATTTCCGCATCTACGGCACCCAGGGGAACATGTGCATCGGCTGGCGCAAATCGTTTTACCGCCCCACCGGGGCGGCCGACTGGATCCACTTCGGCGAGGGGTACAGCACCCAGAAAGCCCTCGGCCTGCAGCTGAGCCATTTCATGGATGTCGTCTCGGGCGAGGAGGTCCCGGAAATCACCGCCGAGGAGGAGCTCGCCTCCGTGCGCGTCATCGAGACCGCCTACAGGTCGCTGGCGACAGGCAGGCACATGCACATCGGCGCTGCGGACCCGGACGCGGCCCGCGCGCGCAAGCTCTCGTTGATCTCCTCGTCTGCGAAACCTTTCCCCACCTGGATTTTCAACCGCTGA